CTCCCGGCCCGAGACGGTGATCGTGATGAACGAGCCCAGCCTGGCCAAGTTTGAGCCGCTGGTGAAGCCGGGCGGACTGATGATCATCAACAGCTCGCTGGTCAACTCCAAGCCCAGGCGCACCGACATCAAAGTTGTTTATGTGGAGTGCAACAAGATAGCCGAAGAGCTGGGCACCACCAAGATCGCCAACATGGTGGCCCTGGGGGCCTTCTCCGGTGCGACCGGAGCCGTTTCCATCGAGGCCATCTCCAAGGCTTTGACCAAGGTCTTCAAGCGGGCCAAGCCGGAGATCATAGCCCTGAACGTCAAGGCCCTGCAGAAAGGGGCCGAGGCGGCCAGGTAGCATCCGGTCAACTGCAACAGGCGAGG
This genomic stretch from bacterium harbors:
- a CDS encoding 2-oxoacid:acceptor oxidoreductase family protein, coding for MHQGIRISGFGGQGVISAGILLAQAGLLEDKHVSWFPAYGAEMRGGTANCSVVISSDEVATPVVSRPETVIVMNEPSLAKFEPLVKPGGLMIINSSLVNSKPRRTDIKVVYVECNKIAEELGTTKIANMVALGAFSGATGAVSIEAISKALTKVFKRAKPEIIALNVKALQKGAEAAR